A region of Triplophysa dalaica isolate WHDGS20190420 chromosome 18, ASM1584641v1, whole genome shotgun sequence DNA encodes the following proteins:
- the osbpl9 gene encoding oxysterol-binding protein-related protein 9 isoform X7 encodes MSHDGKNPETETGFVPSVQDFDKKLAEADAYLQILIDQQKLFDEKIKDCKEDESRRQKIENLKDATCSMVESIKHCIVLLQIAKDQSNEQQHANGLISTINPVDGVFHPTLLNTSVISSSAMPTQTTLPTDGAQVCTMEQRPSSLLVGPVVTVMGSLQTPTPNSTGSGPSAPSSSATSPSHMNIPAHTVPDFSYSSSEDEFYDADEFYQNSTSPKHCIDPNRSGAGNSDDSTALKRPDTNESINSSMSNGTTDQFDSQDERDDDGEGESVEEHKSVIMHLLSQVRLGMDLTKVVLPTFILERRSLLEMYADFFAHPDVFVSIADQQDPRDRMVHVVKWYLSAFHAGRKGSVAKKPYNPILGEVFFCHWDLPSETDDSASSESVSDGPTPWSSKNSVSFVAEQVSHHPPISAFYAECFSKKIQFNAHIWTKSKFLGMSIGVHNIGQGCVSCLEHDEHYILTFPNGYGRSILTVPWVELGGECNISCSKSGYSANIVFHTKPFYGGKKHRITAEIFPPNDKKSFCSIEGEWNGVMYAKWASGENTVFIDTKRIGIINKKVRKLEDQLEYESRSLWKDVTLNLKLRDIESATDAKHRLEEKQRAEARERKENEMQWETRLFHEDGECWVYDEPLLKRLASQRH; translated from the exons ATGTCCCACGATGGCAAGAACCCA GAGACTGAAACAGGATTCGTTCCCAGCGTTCAGGACTTTGACAAGAAGCTTGCCGAAGCAGACGCGTATTTGCAGATTTTGATCGACCAACAGAAA CTTTTTGATGAAAAGATAAAAGACTGCAAGGAAGATGAGTCGCGTAGA CAGAAAATCGAGAACCTAAAGGACGCAACTTGT agTATGGTAGAGTCCATCAAACATTGTATCGTACTTCTTCAGATAGCCAAG gATCAAAGTAACGAACAGCAACACGCAAACGGACTGATA AGCACCATAAACCCAGTAGATGGGGTTTTCCATCCCACCCTGCTCAACACCTCTGTAATAAGTTCCAGTGCCATGCCAACCCAGACCACCCTCCCCACAG ATGGAGCTCAGGTGTGTACAATGGAACAGAGGCCTTCTTCCTTACTCGTGGGCCCTGTCGTCACAGTGATGGGCAGCCTTCAGACCCCAACTCCCAATAGCACAG GGAGTGGACCCTCAGCTCCAAGCAGCAGCGCGACGTCACCCAGTCATATGAACATACCGGCCCACACTGTTCCCGACTTCTCTTATTCCAGCAGTGAGGACGAGTTTTACGATGCAGATGAGTTTTATCAGAACAGCACTTCACCAAAACACTGCATAGA TCCCAACAGAAGCGGCGCAGGTAACAGTGATGACAGCACTGCCCTGAAACGGCCAGACACCAACGAATCTATCAACTCCTCAATGTCTAACGGCACCACTG atCAGTTCGACAGTCAGGATGAGAGGGATGACGATGGTGAGGGTGAATCGGTGGAGGAGCACAAAAGTGTCATCATGCATCTGCTGTCTCAAGTGCGACTGGGCATGGATCTCACCAAG GTCGTCTTACCCACATTTATCTTGGAGCGGAGGTCGTTGCTGGAAATGTATGCAGACTTCTTCGCACACCCGGATGTGTTTGTAAG TATCGCGGACCAGCAGGATCCAAGGGACCGCATGGTGCATGTGGTAAAATGGTACCTCTCGGCCTTTCACGCTGGACGGAAAGGATCTGTGGCCAAGAAGCCATACAACCCCATTCTGGGTGAGGTGTTCTTCTGTCACTGGGACCTGCCTTCCGAAACGGATGATTCTGCTTCTTCA GAGTCTGTATCAGACGGGCCAACGCCGTGGAGTAGCAAGAACAGTGTGTCTTTTGTGGCCGAGCAGGTTTCTCACCACCCACCCA TTTCTGCGTTTTACGCTGAGTGTTTTAGCAAAAAAATCCAGTTCAATGCTCACATATGGACAAAATCGAAGTTCCTTGGGATGTCAATCGGTGTTCATAATATTGGTCAAG GTTGTGTGTCTTGTCTTGAACATGATGAGCACTATATTCTTACCTTCCCCAATGGCTATGGCAG GTCGATCCTCACCGTTCCGTGGGTGGAGCTTGGTGGCGAATGCAATATTTCCTGTTCTAAATCTGGCTACAGTGCCAATATAGTTTTCCACACCAAACCCTTCTACGGAGGAAAGAAACACAGAATAACTGCTGAGATATT TCCCCCCAATGATAAGAAGTCATTCTGCTCTATTGAGGGCGAGTGGAATGGAGTAATGTATGCAAAATGGGCCAGCGGG GAAAACACAGTATTCATTGACACAAAGAGAATAGGAATTATTAATAAGAAGGTGAGGAAATTGGAGGACCAGTTGGAGTACGAATCCAGAAG TTTGTGGAAGGACGTGACACTCAACCTGAAACTGAGGGACATTGAGTCTGCGACGGATGCCAAACATAGACTGGAGGAGAAACAGCGGGCAGAGGCCAGAGAGAGGAAGGAGAACGAAATGCAATGGGAGACGAGA CTGTTTCACGAGGACGGCGAGTGCTGGGTCTACGATGAGCCTCTTCTGAAGCGACTAGCATCGCAGCGACACTGA
- the osbpl9 gene encoding oxysterol-binding protein-related protein 9 isoform X1, with amino-acid sequence MASIMEGPLSKWTNVMKGWQYRWFVLDYNAGLLSYYTSKDKMMRGSRRGCVRLRGAVIGIDDEDDSTFTITVDQKTFHFQARDADEREKWIHALEGTILRHTLQQETETGFVPSVQDFDKKLAEADAYLQILIDQQKLFDEKIKDCKEDESRRQKIENLKDATCSMVESIKHCIVLLQIAKDQSNEQQHANGLISTINPVDGVFHPTLLNTSVISSSAMPTQTTLPTDGAQVCTMEQRPSSLLVGPVVTVMGSLQTPTPNSTGSGPSAPSSSATSPSHMNIPAHTVPDFSYSSSEDEFYDADEFYQNSTSPKHCIDPNRSGAGNSDDSTALKRPDTNESINSSMSNGTTDQFDSQDERDDDGEGESVEEHKSVIMHLLSQVRLGMDLTKVVLPTFILERRSLLEMYADFFAHPDVFVSIADQQDPRDRMVHVVKWYLSAFHAGRKGSVAKKPYNPILGEVFFCHWDLPSETDDSASSESVSDGPTPWSSKNSVSFVAEQVSHHPPISAFYAECFSKKIQFNAHIWTKSKFLGMSIGVHNIGQGCVSCLEHDEHYILTFPNGYGRSILTVPWVELGGECNISCSKSGYSANIVFHTKPFYGGKKHRITAEIFPPNDKKSFCSIEGEWNGVMYAKWASGENTVFIDTKRIGIINKKVRKLEDQLEYESRSLWKDVTLNLKLRDIESATDAKHRLEEKQRAEARERKENEMQWETRLFHEDGECWVYDEPLLKRLASQRH; translated from the exons ATGGCGTCCATCATGGAGGGGCCGCTGAGCAAATGGACTAATGTCATGAAGGGTTGGCAGTACCGCTGGTTCGTGTTGGATTACAACGCCGGATTATTGTCATACTACACA TCCAAGGACAAGATGATGCGTGGCTCTAGAAGAGGCTGTGTGCGACTCAGG GGAGCTGTGATTGGAATCGATGATGAGGACGACAGCACGTTCACCATTACAGTGGATCAGAAGACTTTCCATTTTCAGG CCCGTGACGCTGATGAGCGAGAGAAGTGGATTCATGCCTTAGAGGGGACGATTCTCCGCCACACCCTTCAGCAG GAGACTGAAACAGGATTCGTTCCCAGCGTTCAGGACTTTGACAAGAAGCTTGCCGAAGCAGACGCGTATTTGCAGATTTTGATCGACCAACAGAAA CTTTTTGATGAAAAGATAAAAGACTGCAAGGAAGATGAGTCGCGTAGA CAGAAAATCGAGAACCTAAAGGACGCAACTTGT agTATGGTAGAGTCCATCAAACATTGTATCGTACTTCTTCAGATAGCCAAG gATCAAAGTAACGAACAGCAACACGCAAACGGACTGATA AGCACCATAAACCCAGTAGATGGGGTTTTCCATCCCACCCTGCTCAACACCTCTGTAATAAGTTCCAGTGCCATGCCAACCCAGACCACCCTCCCCACAG ATGGAGCTCAGGTGTGTACAATGGAACAGAGGCCTTCTTCCTTACTCGTGGGCCCTGTCGTCACAGTGATGGGCAGCCTTCAGACCCCAACTCCCAATAGCACAG GGAGTGGACCCTCAGCTCCAAGCAGCAGCGCGACGTCACCCAGTCATATGAACATACCGGCCCACACTGTTCCCGACTTCTCTTATTCCAGCAGTGAGGACGAGTTTTACGATGCAGATGAGTTTTATCAGAACAGCACTTCACCAAAACACTGCATAGA TCCCAACAGAAGCGGCGCAGGTAACAGTGATGACAGCACTGCCCTGAAACGGCCAGACACCAACGAATCTATCAACTCCTCAATGTCTAACGGCACCACTG atCAGTTCGACAGTCAGGATGAGAGGGATGACGATGGTGAGGGTGAATCGGTGGAGGAGCACAAAAGTGTCATCATGCATCTGCTGTCTCAAGTGCGACTGGGCATGGATCTCACCAAG GTCGTCTTACCCACATTTATCTTGGAGCGGAGGTCGTTGCTGGAAATGTATGCAGACTTCTTCGCACACCCGGATGTGTTTGTAAG TATCGCGGACCAGCAGGATCCAAGGGACCGCATGGTGCATGTGGTAAAATGGTACCTCTCGGCCTTTCACGCTGGACGGAAAGGATCTGTGGCCAAGAAGCCATACAACCCCATTCTGGGTGAGGTGTTCTTCTGTCACTGGGACCTGCCTTCCGAAACGGATGATTCTGCTTCTTCA GAGTCTGTATCAGACGGGCCAACGCCGTGGAGTAGCAAGAACAGTGTGTCTTTTGTGGCCGAGCAGGTTTCTCACCACCCACCCA TTTCTGCGTTTTACGCTGAGTGTTTTAGCAAAAAAATCCAGTTCAATGCTCACATATGGACAAAATCGAAGTTCCTTGGGATGTCAATCGGTGTTCATAATATTGGTCAAG GTTGTGTGTCTTGTCTTGAACATGATGAGCACTATATTCTTACCTTCCCCAATGGCTATGGCAG GTCGATCCTCACCGTTCCGTGGGTGGAGCTTGGTGGCGAATGCAATATTTCCTGTTCTAAATCTGGCTACAGTGCCAATATAGTTTTCCACACCAAACCCTTCTACGGAGGAAAGAAACACAGAATAACTGCTGAGATATT TCCCCCCAATGATAAGAAGTCATTCTGCTCTATTGAGGGCGAGTGGAATGGAGTAATGTATGCAAAATGGGCCAGCGGG GAAAACACAGTATTCATTGACACAAAGAGAATAGGAATTATTAATAAGAAGGTGAGGAAATTGGAGGACCAGTTGGAGTACGAATCCAGAAG TTTGTGGAAGGACGTGACACTCAACCTGAAACTGAGGGACATTGAGTCTGCGACGGATGCCAAACATAGACTGGAGGAGAAACAGCGGGCAGAGGCCAGAGAGAGGAAGGAGAACGAAATGCAATGGGAGACGAGA CTGTTTCACGAGGACGGCGAGTGCTGGGTCTACGATGAGCCTCTTCTGAAGCGACTAGCATCGCAGCGACACTGA
- the osbpl9 gene encoding oxysterol-binding protein-related protein 9 isoform X8, with protein sequence MSHDGKNPETETGFVPSVQDFDKKLAEADAYLQILIDQQKQKIENLKDATCSMVESIKHCIVLLQIAKDQSNEQQHANGLISTINPVDGVFHPTLLNTSVISSSAMPTQTTLPTDGAQVCTMEQRPSSLLVGPVVTVMGSLQTPTPNSTGSGPSAPSSSATSPSHMNIPAHTVPDFSYSSSEDEFYDADEFYQNSTSPKHCIDPNRSGAGNSDDSTALKRPDTNESINSSMSNGTTDQFDSQDERDDDGEGESVEEHKSVIMHLLSQVRLGMDLTKVVLPTFILERRSLLEMYADFFAHPDVFVSIADQQDPRDRMVHVVKWYLSAFHAGRKGSVAKKPYNPILGEVFFCHWDLPSETDDSASSESVSDGPTPWSSKNSVSFVAEQVSHHPPISAFYAECFSKKIQFNAHIWTKSKFLGMSIGVHNIGQGCVSCLEHDEHYILTFPNGYGRSILTVPWVELGGECNISCSKSGYSANIVFHTKPFYGGKKHRITAEIFPPNDKKSFCSIEGEWNGVMYAKWASGENTVFIDTKRIGIINKKVRKLEDQLEYESRSLWKDVTLNLKLRDIESATDAKHRLEEKQRAEARERKENEMQWETRLFHEDGECWVYDEPLLKRLASQRH encoded by the exons ATGTCCCACGATGGCAAGAACCCA GAGACTGAAACAGGATTCGTTCCCAGCGTTCAGGACTTTGACAAGAAGCTTGCCGAAGCAGACGCGTATTTGCAGATTTTGATCGACCAACAGAAA CAGAAAATCGAGAACCTAAAGGACGCAACTTGT agTATGGTAGAGTCCATCAAACATTGTATCGTACTTCTTCAGATAGCCAAG gATCAAAGTAACGAACAGCAACACGCAAACGGACTGATA AGCACCATAAACCCAGTAGATGGGGTTTTCCATCCCACCCTGCTCAACACCTCTGTAATAAGTTCCAGTGCCATGCCAACCCAGACCACCCTCCCCACAG ATGGAGCTCAGGTGTGTACAATGGAACAGAGGCCTTCTTCCTTACTCGTGGGCCCTGTCGTCACAGTGATGGGCAGCCTTCAGACCCCAACTCCCAATAGCACAG GGAGTGGACCCTCAGCTCCAAGCAGCAGCGCGACGTCACCCAGTCATATGAACATACCGGCCCACACTGTTCCCGACTTCTCTTATTCCAGCAGTGAGGACGAGTTTTACGATGCAGATGAGTTTTATCAGAACAGCACTTCACCAAAACACTGCATAGA TCCCAACAGAAGCGGCGCAGGTAACAGTGATGACAGCACTGCCCTGAAACGGCCAGACACCAACGAATCTATCAACTCCTCAATGTCTAACGGCACCACTG atCAGTTCGACAGTCAGGATGAGAGGGATGACGATGGTGAGGGTGAATCGGTGGAGGAGCACAAAAGTGTCATCATGCATCTGCTGTCTCAAGTGCGACTGGGCATGGATCTCACCAAG GTCGTCTTACCCACATTTATCTTGGAGCGGAGGTCGTTGCTGGAAATGTATGCAGACTTCTTCGCACACCCGGATGTGTTTGTAAG TATCGCGGACCAGCAGGATCCAAGGGACCGCATGGTGCATGTGGTAAAATGGTACCTCTCGGCCTTTCACGCTGGACGGAAAGGATCTGTGGCCAAGAAGCCATACAACCCCATTCTGGGTGAGGTGTTCTTCTGTCACTGGGACCTGCCTTCCGAAACGGATGATTCTGCTTCTTCA GAGTCTGTATCAGACGGGCCAACGCCGTGGAGTAGCAAGAACAGTGTGTCTTTTGTGGCCGAGCAGGTTTCTCACCACCCACCCA TTTCTGCGTTTTACGCTGAGTGTTTTAGCAAAAAAATCCAGTTCAATGCTCACATATGGACAAAATCGAAGTTCCTTGGGATGTCAATCGGTGTTCATAATATTGGTCAAG GTTGTGTGTCTTGTCTTGAACATGATGAGCACTATATTCTTACCTTCCCCAATGGCTATGGCAG GTCGATCCTCACCGTTCCGTGGGTGGAGCTTGGTGGCGAATGCAATATTTCCTGTTCTAAATCTGGCTACAGTGCCAATATAGTTTTCCACACCAAACCCTTCTACGGAGGAAAGAAACACAGAATAACTGCTGAGATATT TCCCCCCAATGATAAGAAGTCATTCTGCTCTATTGAGGGCGAGTGGAATGGAGTAATGTATGCAAAATGGGCCAGCGGG GAAAACACAGTATTCATTGACACAAAGAGAATAGGAATTATTAATAAGAAGGTGAGGAAATTGGAGGACCAGTTGGAGTACGAATCCAGAAG TTTGTGGAAGGACGTGACACTCAACCTGAAACTGAGGGACATTGAGTCTGCGACGGATGCCAAACATAGACTGGAGGAGAAACAGCGGGCAGAGGCCAGAGAGAGGAAGGAGAACGAAATGCAATGGGAGACGAGA CTGTTTCACGAGGACGGCGAGTGCTGGGTCTACGATGAGCCTCTTCTGAAGCGACTAGCATCGCAGCGACACTGA